The Flavobacterium piscisymbiosum genome includes a region encoding these proteins:
- a CDS encoding alpha/beta hydrolase family protein yields MKNQDQISVIGLSSNPVITYSPIVMPVSGRPADMHLKVSAPVSGNNLPIVILSHGHGASTYLSSLRGLAPLTEFFSSKGFIVIQPTHPDAKLLGLDTTGPEGGLFLKSRAKDIHFILDNLDHILARVPGLEHRADKSQVSAIGHSLGALTVGMLAGAEVTDTLGETISLSETRLKALVMIGAPGGPEGLNGDFALTHYPVLKGINYTSMSLPTLVINGDRDINLNFSNVENWRADPYYQSPVQSSLLTVFGAEHIYGGISGWDVAETTDESPQLVAFLCESILAYIRSAMDPSDKSWAELQKDFQNDPDAKARIDNK; encoded by the coding sequence ATGAAAAATCAAGATCAAATTTCAGTTATCGGACTCAGCTCCAATCCCGTTATCACGTACAGCCCAATTGTAATGCCTGTTTCTGGCAGGCCGGCAGATATGCACCTAAAAGTATCGGCACCTGTCAGCGGGAACAATCTTCCTATCGTAATCCTGTCACATGGGCATGGCGCCTCGACTTATCTTTCCTCATTAAGGGGACTAGCACCCCTGACCGAGTTCTTCTCTTCCAAAGGCTTCATTGTAATTCAGCCAACCCACCCTGATGCCAAGCTCTTAGGTCTTGACACTACAGGCCCTGAAGGAGGTTTGTTTTTGAAATCAAGGGCCAAAGACATCCATTTTATCCTGGACAACCTGGACCATATCCTGGCCAGAGTTCCGGGCCTGGAGCACCGCGCCGACAAATCGCAGGTATCGGCTATTGGCCATTCCCTTGGCGCGCTTACTGTGGGAATGCTTGCAGGCGCGGAAGTTACCGATACTCTGGGTGAAACAATAAGTTTGTCCGAAACAAGGCTCAAAGCCCTTGTAATGATAGGGGCACCCGGAGGACCAGAAGGCCTTAATGGTGATTTTGCCCTAACCCATTATCCGGTCTTAAAAGGGATCAACTACACATCTATGTCGCTGCCCACACTTGTAATCAATGGCGACAGGGACATTAACCTGAATTTTTCAAACGTTGAGAACTGGCGCGCCGATCCCTACTATCAAAGTCCGGTACAGTCAAGCCTGCTTACCGTATTTGGCGCCGAACATATCTACGGGGGCATTTCGGGATGGGATGTGGCGGAAACCACAGATGAAAGCCCGCAGCTTGTCGCCTTTCTCTGTGAATCTATTCTGGCATACATCCGCTCGGCAATGGATCCGAGTGATAAGAGCTGGGCAGAATTGCAAAAGGATTTTCAGAACGATCCTGATGCAAAAGCGCGCATCGACAACAAATAA
- a CDS encoding chloride channel protein, which yields MERQKIINRNYFKLILISFIVGLCGALLAFSLKKLTEFFEKYLFNAVSNYSIAIILFPTIGITAIYFLRKYVFKNRKNKGITEIYKTLDQRKDHLPLFKIPSHYINGFLTVIFGGSTGVEVSTVVATATIGNLAYKKNLIAKIYKRELICAGVTAGVAILFCSPLAGWLFAMEVIARKISKTLVIACTSSALVSYLFIYFFDNRPLLLYTVVDWNWNAIPFFIVLSLLAAILAVYFTLLVTRIKGLFATITNNFIRVNLGALIVGLLIYFFPSLYGDSYDALREILHESITTPNISILFLLIIAILKPLAASLTLGAGGDGGVFAPSIVSGAFLGLFIAFIGNNYFGANLIPLNFALVGAAATLSASLFAPLTSLVLICNLLPNGYLLFVPILLGSIISYLFSKKLLPYNVYSYDFYLTTK from the coding sequence ATGGAAAGACAAAAGATAATTAATCGAAACTATTTTAAACTTATATTGATCTCTTTTATTGTTGGACTATGCGGGGCATTGCTAGCATTTTCACTAAAGAAATTAACTGAATTTTTTGAAAAGTATCTATTTAATGCTGTTAGTAATTATTCTATAGCGATCATATTATTTCCTACAATTGGAATTACAGCTATTTACTTTTTGAGAAAATATGTATTTAAAAATAGAAAAAACAAAGGAATAACTGAAATCTATAAAACACTAGACCAGCGCAAAGATCACTTACCTTTATTCAAAATACCTTCTCATTACATTAATGGTTTTCTAACCGTAATATTTGGAGGTTCAACCGGTGTGGAAGTATCGACGGTCGTGGCTACGGCAACTATTGGAAACCTTGCTTACAAAAAGAATTTAATAGCAAAAATATACAAAAGGGAATTAATTTGCGCTGGGGTAACTGCAGGAGTTGCCATTTTATTTTGCAGTCCTTTGGCTGGTTGGTTATTTGCTATGGAAGTTATTGCAAGAAAAATAAGCAAAACACTTGTTATTGCTTGTACTTCTTCAGCATTAGTAAGCTACTTGTTTATTTATTTTTTTGACAACAGACCTTTGCTTTTATATACCGTTGTAGATTGGAATTGGAATGCCATTCCTTTTTTTATTGTCTTAAGTCTTTTGGCAGCCATACTAGCGGTCTATTTCACACTTTTAGTTACTCGGATAAAAGGTCTTTTTGCAACTATCACAAACAATTTTATACGTGTGAATTTAGGGGCTTTGATTGTCGGATTATTAATTTACTTTTTTCCAAGCCTATATGGCGACAGTTACGATGCACTTCGTGAGATACTACACGAATCAATAACGACACCAAACATTTCAATTCTCTTCTTATTAATTATTGCAATTTTAAAGCCTTTAGCCGCATCTCTAACACTTGGTGCGGGCGGCGATGGAGGTGTATTTGCGCCAAGTATCGTTTCTGGAGCATTTCTAGGACTCTTTATTGCTTTTATTGGCAATAATTATTTTGGAGCTAATTTAATTCCATTAAACTTTGCGTTAGTGGGGGCAGCTGCTACATTATCTGCTTCACTTTTTGCCCCCCTCACTTCTTTAGTCCTTATATGTAATTTACTGCCAAACGGATATTTATTGTTTGTTCCTATTTTATTGGGAAGCATAATTTCATATTTGTTTTCAAAAAAACTTTTACCATATAATGTTTATTCATATGATTTTTATTTGACAACGAAATAA